In Nocardioides sp. JQ2195, a genomic segment contains:
- a CDS encoding MMPL family transporter — protein MATLLYRLGKTAYRRWPFFLVGWLIAMIAVGTVAGTLSKPMTDSMSIPGIPSEKASDMQKELFPNAQDPFDDASVNVVVQAPKGHTLDEPTYSRAVDALVTDLADGPQISDETVPVVVQDGADLSDQQYAAAREATIEELEKAQPEGEQPPTIGNPTILGPIQDQQLVAGAKAGGADPKTARANAAAMSIVSEDGRTGLIKLEFDVDTPMDIEPASQDAVKDAMATAGDNGLVAEANGSGMSSMAPPGGASELIGIGLALLVLILTFGSLVGAGLPIVTALIGVGLGITGITAATAFMDIGSTTPMLATMIGLAVGIDYALFILARYRNELHHTDDREEAVGISVGTAGSAVVFAGLTVLIALAALSVVGIPFLTSMGMAAAGTVLIAVLVALTLLPALLGMLKSKAFGGRVRKHDPKRDDEGMILNNGVRWARLVGRAPVAVVLIVVVALGALAIPLKNLHLAFPTDSTSSTDTTQRQASDLVSDAFGPGREAPMQVVVDVRDVTEGDRNAAIGEVVGWAASHDGVANAQVVGTNADPSDPEAVPTGAVVMLTPETGPDEAATEDLLADLRDTQSDIEAETGADTGVTGLTPITVDISERLADALPIYLAVVIGLAFILLMLVFRSILVPLTATLGFLLSVLATLGATVAVFQEGAFGIMEGQPIVSFMPIFLIGVVFGLAMDYQVFLVTRIREAHVHGASPREAVIDGFRNSARVVAAAAVIMTAVFAAFMLQDEPIIKSMGFALAVAVIFDAFIVRMTLIPAVMYLLGDKAWYLPKWLDRVLPNVDVEGENLHRPHLAQSVSDDDDDKDRELVDA, from the coding sequence ATGGCAACCCTGCTCTACCGACTCGGCAAGACCGCCTACCGGCGGTGGCCGTTCTTCCTCGTCGGCTGGCTGATCGCGATGATCGCGGTCGGCACCGTCGCCGGCACCCTCTCCAAGCCGATGACCGACTCGATGTCCATCCCCGGCATCCCGTCGGAGAAGGCCTCCGACATGCAGAAGGAGCTCTTCCCCAACGCCCAGGACCCGTTCGACGACGCCAGCGTCAACGTCGTGGTCCAGGCACCGAAGGGTCACACCCTCGACGAGCCGACGTACTCCCGCGCTGTCGACGCCCTGGTCACCGACCTCGCCGACGGACCGCAGATCTCCGACGAGACCGTGCCCGTGGTCGTGCAGGACGGCGCCGACCTCAGCGACCAGCAGTACGCCGCCGCACGCGAGGCCACCATCGAGGAGCTCGAGAAGGCCCAGCCCGAGGGCGAGCAGCCCCCGACGATCGGCAACCCGACGATCCTCGGCCCGATCCAGGACCAGCAGCTGGTCGCGGGGGCCAAGGCCGGCGGCGCGGACCCGAAGACCGCCCGGGCCAACGCCGCCGCCATGTCGATCGTCTCCGAGGACGGTCGCACCGGGCTGATCAAGCTCGAGTTCGACGTGGACACCCCGATGGACATCGAGCCGGCCAGCCAGGACGCCGTCAAGGACGCGATGGCCACGGCAGGCGACAACGGCCTGGTCGCCGAGGCCAACGGCTCCGGCATGTCCAGCATGGCACCGCCCGGTGGCGCCTCCGAGCTGATCGGCATCGGCCTGGCGCTGCTCGTCCTGATCCTCACCTTCGGCTCGCTCGTCGGTGCCGGGCTCCCGATCGTCACCGCGCTGATCGGCGTCGGCCTGGGCATCACCGGGATCACCGCCGCCACCGCGTTCATGGACATCGGCTCGACCACGCCCATGCTCGCCACGATGATCGGGCTCGCCGTCGGCATCGACTACGCGCTGTTCATCCTGGCCCGCTACCGCAACGAGCTGCACCACACCGACGACCGCGAGGAGGCGGTCGGCATCTCGGTCGGCACCGCCGGCTCGGCCGTGGTCTTCGCCGGCCTGACCGTGCTGATCGCGCTCGCCGCGCTCTCGGTGGTCGGGATCCCGTTCCTCACCTCGATGGGTATGGCGGCCGCCGGCACCGTGCTCATCGCGGTGCTCGTCGCCCTGACCCTGCTGCCGGCGCTGCTCGGCATGCTGAAGTCGAAGGCGTTCGGTGGCCGGGTCCGCAAGCACGACCCGAAGCGCGACGACGAGGGCATGATCCTCAACAACGGTGTGCGCTGGGCCCGCCTGGTCGGGCGCGCGCCCGTTGCCGTCGTCCTCATCGTGGTGGTGGCGCTCGGCGCCCTCGCCATCCCGCTGAAGAACCTGCACCTCGCCTTCCCGACCGACAGCACCTCCTCGACGGACACCACCCAGCGCCAGGCCTCCGACCTGGTCAGCGACGCCTTCGGCCCCGGCCGGGAAGCGCCGATGCAGGTCGTCGTCGACGTCCGCGACGTCACCGAGGGCGACCGCAACGCGGCCATCGGTGAGGTCGTCGGCTGGGCGGCGTCGCACGACGGCGTGGCGAACGCCCAGGTCGTCGGCACCAACGCCGACCCGAGCGACCCGGAGGCGGTGCCCACCGGTGCCGTCGTCATGCTCACCCCCGAGACCGGGCCCGACGAGGCGGCCACCGAGGACCTGCTGGCCGACCTGCGCGACACCCAGTCCGACATCGAGGCCGAGACCGGCGCCGACACCGGCGTCACCGGCCTGACCCCGATCACGGTCGACATCTCCGAGCGTCTGGCCGACGCCCTGCCGATCTATCTCGCGGTCGTCATCGGGCTCGCGTTCATCCTGCTGATGCTGGTCTTCCGCTCCATCCTGGTCCCGCTGACCGCCACCCTGGGCTTCCTGCTCTCGGTGCTGGCCACGCTGGGCGCCACGGTCGCGGTCTTCCAGGAGGGCGCCTTCGGGATCATGGAGGGCCAGCCGATCGTCAGCTTCATGCCGATCTTCCTGATCGGTGTCGTCTTCGGGCTGGCGATGGACTACCAGGTGTTCCTGGTGACCCGGATCCGCGAGGCCCACGTGCACGGCGCCAGCCCGCGGGAGGCCGTCATCGACGGGTTCCGCAACAGCGCCCGCGTGGTCGCCGCAGCCGCGGTGATCATGACCGCGGTCTTCGCCGCCTTCATGCTGCAGGACGAGCCGATCATCAAGTCGATGGGCTTCGCGCTCGCCGTCGCGGTCATCTTCGACGCGTTCATCGTCCGCATGACGTTGATCCCGGCCGTGATGTATCTGCTCGGCGACAAGGCCTGGTACCTGCCGAAGTGGCTCGACCGGGTCCTGCCGAACGTCGACGTCGAGGGTGAGAACCTGCACCGCCCGCACCTCGCGCAGTCGGTCTCCGACGACGATGACGACAAGGACCGCGAGCTGGTCGACGCCTGA
- a CDS encoding TetR family transcriptional regulator, with the protein MTESANSLTVRKVTTAHRITVCAQQLTDQHGFDGFTMDELAEAAGVSRRTVFNYFPGKLDAVLGNKPEVRDDLLTEFTRGGPEGNLIDDLCSILVHMVSTKEFTRAEAEVARRIVKADPRLMAAAHERFEGLAEEFAALIVRREGEAFGNRRARLLISMVACLYGVALNDVLDADNPGLELDVAFVEALSTLRDLLSR; encoded by the coding sequence ATGACCGAAAGTGCAAACTCGTTGACCGTGCGCAAGGTGACCACCGCGCACCGGATCACCGTCTGCGCGCAGCAGCTCACCGACCAGCACGGCTTCGACGGATTCACGATGGACGAGCTCGCCGAGGCCGCCGGGGTGTCCCGCCGGACCGTCTTCAACTACTTCCCCGGCAAGCTCGACGCCGTCCTGGGCAACAAGCCCGAGGTCCGCGACGACCTCCTCACCGAGTTCACCCGGGGCGGGCCCGAGGGCAATCTCATCGACGACCTCTGCTCGATCCTCGTGCACATGGTGAGCACCAAGGAGTTCACCCGCGCCGAGGCGGAGGTGGCCCGACGCATCGTCAAGGCCGATCCCCGCCTGATGGCCGCCGCCCACGAGCGCTTCGAGGGCCTGGCCGAGGAGTTCGCAGCCCTCATCGTGCGGCGCGAGGGCGAGGCGTTCGGAAACCGTCGTGCCCGCCTCCTGATCTCGATGGTGGCGTGTCTCTACGGCGTCGCGCTCAACGACGTCCTCGACGCCGACAACCCCGGCCTCGAGCTCGACGTCGCGTTCGTCGAAGCACTCTCCACCCTGCGCGACCTGCTCTCCCGCTGA
- a CDS encoding NAD-dependent malic enzyme encodes MAATASSYSITMRLYTAPDHGVVGTVATELAEAGGIVTAIDVAESSHDRLVVDVTCSAGDEEHSKQLADVVRGIAGVEVHKVSDRTFLLHLGGKIEVTSKVPLKTRDDLSMAYTPGVGRVSMAIHENPEDVTRLTVKGNSVAVVTDGSAVLGLGNIGPGAALPVMEGKAALFKKFANIDAWPICLATQDTDEIVKAVEMIAPGFGGINLEDIAAPRCFEIEARLRDSLDIPVFHDDQHGTAIVVLAALTNALRVVEKNIADIRIVVAGGGAAGSAIVSLLLAGGAEDVVVWDREGLLCGDSEDLSPAKLDLARRTNPNSRRGGLKEGLDGADVFIGVSGPGVLDPEWIKSMAEGSIVFALANPDPEVDPAEAAKHATIVASGRSDYPNQINNVLAFPGVFRGLLDARADEVTTEMLLRAAEAIAHVVTDDELHPSFIIPSVFHPDVPKAVAAAISGKPRD; translated from the coding sequence ATGGCAGCCACCGCTTCGTCGTACTCGATCACCATGCGCCTCTACACCGCGCCCGACCACGGGGTGGTGGGAACCGTCGCCACCGAGCTGGCCGAGGCAGGCGGCATCGTCACCGCCATCGACGTCGCGGAGTCGAGCCACGACCGCCTCGTGGTCGACGTCACCTGCTCGGCGGGGGACGAGGAGCACTCCAAGCAGCTCGCCGACGTGGTGCGTGGCATCGCCGGCGTCGAGGTGCACAAGGTCTCCGACCGCACCTTCCTGCTCCACCTCGGCGGCAAGATCGAGGTCACCTCCAAGGTCCCGCTCAAGACCCGTGACGACCTCTCGATGGCCTACACGCCCGGCGTCGGTCGGGTCTCGATGGCGATCCACGAGAACCCCGAGGACGTCACCCGGCTGACCGTCAAGGGGAACTCCGTGGCCGTGGTGACCGACGGTTCCGCGGTGCTCGGCCTGGGCAACATCGGCCCCGGCGCGGCGCTGCCGGTGATGGAGGGCAAGGCGGCCCTGTTCAAGAAGTTCGCCAACATCGACGCCTGGCCGATCTGCCTGGCCACCCAGGACACCGACGAGATCGTCAAGGCGGTCGAGATGATCGCCCCCGGCTTCGGTGGCATCAACCTCGAGGACATCGCCGCTCCGCGCTGCTTCGAGATCGAGGCCCGCCTGCGCGACTCCCTCGACATCCCGGTCTTCCACGACGACCAGCACGGCACCGCGATCGTGGTGCTGGCCGCCCTCACCAACGCCCTGCGCGTCGTCGAGAAGAACATCGCCGACATCCGGATCGTCGTCGCCGGCGGCGGCGCGGCCGGTTCCGCGATCGTCTCGCTGCTGCTCGCCGGCGGCGCCGAGGACGTCGTGGTCTGGGACCGCGAGGGCCTGCTCTGCGGCGACAGCGAGGACCTCTCGCCGGCCAAGCTGGACCTCGCGCGACGCACCAACCCCAACAGCCGGCGCGGCGGCCTGAAGGAGGGCCTCGACGGGGCCGACGTGTTCATCGGCGTCTCCGGGCCCGGCGTGCTCGACCCCGAGTGGATCAAGAGCATGGCCGAGGGCTCGATCGTGTTCGCGCTGGCCAACCCCGACCCGGAGGTCGACCCGGCCGAGGCCGCCAAGCACGCCACCATCGTGGCGTCCGGTCGCTCCGACTACCCCAACCAGATCAACAACGTGCTGGCCTTCCCCGGCGTCTTCCGGGGCCTGCTCGACGCACGGGCCGACGAGGTGACCACCGAGATGCTGCTGCGTGCTGCCGAGGCGATCGCGCACGTGGTGACCGACGACGAGCTGCACCCGAGCTTCATCATCCCGAGCGTCTTCCACCCCGACGTGCCCAAGGCCGTCGCCGCCGCCATCTCGGGCAAGCCGCGCGACTGA
- a CDS encoding PadR family transcriptional regulator — MAGSETRMLLLGAVAMLEPINGYQIRRELVSWEIDKWAHVNPGSIYNGLARLTEQGFLKRHDLVDGAREVAVYEATARGRAELTQLMIRALEEVDPYDRVAFHVAFGMLPLLDQHQVQTSLEARKRALERTLDSFPSPRDADPSYGPPHAVRGLMLWRDSVATELAWLNQTLRDVRSGDLKFAQGEDWGWTPPDDDPGWQMNADREKYRALLGR; from the coding sequence ATGGCCGGCTCGGAGACACGCATGCTGCTGCTCGGCGCTGTCGCGATGCTCGAGCCCATCAACGGCTACCAGATCCGCCGCGAGCTGGTGTCGTGGGAGATCGACAAGTGGGCCCACGTGAATCCCGGATCGATCTACAACGGGCTGGCCCGGCTGACCGAGCAGGGCTTCCTCAAGCGCCACGACCTGGTCGACGGCGCGCGTGAGGTCGCGGTCTACGAGGCCACCGCGCGCGGGCGTGCCGAGCTGACCCAGCTGATGATCCGCGCCCTGGAGGAGGTCGACCCCTACGACCGGGTCGCCTTCCACGTCGCCTTCGGCATGCTGCCGTTGCTCGACCAGCACCAGGTGCAGACCAGCCTGGAGGCGCGCAAGCGGGCACTCGAGAGGACCCTCGACTCCTTCCCGTCGCCGCGCGACGCGGATCCGTCGTACGGGCCCCCGCACGCCGTACGCGGCCTGATGCTGTGGCGCGACTCGGTGGCCACCGAGCTGGCCTGGTTGAACCAGACGCTGCGCGACGTGCGCTCCGGTGACCTGAAGTTCGCCCAGGGCGAGGACTGGGGCTGGACGCCTCCTGACGACGACCCGGGCTGGCAGATGAACGCGGACCGGGAGAAGTACCGCGCGCTACTCGGCCGCTGA
- a CDS encoding MMPL family transporter → MARTPWLASSRRAWAVVLLGFIVAGLLLGLVGEGGRSQRPTDDLPRGMDSTQATELRDALPDDDSSVAIVLFTAERGELDREALDSLNDLATTIGSGERGPGVQPSEDGTAALLVVPVTGASATDTEAFVSDLRDELDRSVPAGVAAQVTGPAAVEADLAQVFQGANTKLLLVTASVVALLLVITYRSPVLWLVPLLVVGLADRLAAVLATRVMAAFDVAWNESTVGILSVLVFGAGTNYALLLISRYRDELKVHDDRSEAMSLALRRTAEAVLTSAGTVVAGLLTLLLSLTPTTRGLGLACAVGIVVAAAYVLVVLPALLMLFGRWIFWPLVPHRGDEVLVETHSWWRRVGDTVAARPGTFIVGTLLLLAVLAAGLFRIDTGLKQSDQFLDKPEAISASERLAESFPAGTSDPTQVLTRADADQVLRTVEETTGVSSARVSISAAGISQIDVVLDAAPSSPAAAAAIEALRDRLTTYDDTHVAGSAATAIDSEAGAQRDQRLLLPLILLLVLGVLLVLLRSVVAPLLLVTTVLATFAAALGSSWWLFTGLLGFDALDVDVVLFGFLFLVALGVDYNIFLVTRAREESRAHGTREGMLRALAATGGVITSAGILLAAVFAVLGVLPLVVLAQLGVVICVGVLLDTLLVRTVLVPALGVRLGDRFWWPRRFTEAAAAPSPSAAE, encoded by the coding sequence ATGGCCCGCACCCCTTGGCTCGCCAGCTCCCGACGTGCCTGGGCAGTCGTGCTGCTCGGCTTCATCGTGGCCGGCCTCCTGCTCGGCCTGGTCGGCGAGGGGGGACGCAGCCAGAGGCCCACCGACGACCTGCCCCGGGGCATGGACAGCACGCAGGCCACCGAGCTCCGCGACGCCCTCCCCGACGACGACTCGTCCGTGGCCATCGTGCTGTTCACCGCCGAGAGGGGTGAGCTGGACCGAGAGGCCCTGGACTCGCTGAACGACCTGGCCACCACGATCGGCAGCGGTGAGCGAGGGCCCGGCGTGCAGCCGTCCGAGGACGGCACCGCCGCGCTCCTGGTCGTGCCGGTCACCGGAGCCTCGGCGACCGACACCGAGGCCTTCGTCTCCGACCTGCGCGACGAGCTCGACCGGTCGGTGCCGGCCGGAGTGGCGGCACAGGTCACCGGGCCCGCGGCCGTGGAGGCCGACTTGGCCCAGGTCTTCCAGGGCGCCAACACCAAGCTGTTGCTGGTCACCGCCTCCGTGGTCGCGCTGCTCCTGGTGATCACCTACCGCAGCCCGGTGCTGTGGCTGGTGCCGTTGCTCGTGGTCGGCCTCGCGGACCGCCTTGCCGCCGTGCTCGCCACCCGGGTGATGGCAGCCTTCGACGTCGCCTGGAACGAGTCGACGGTGGGCATCCTGTCGGTGCTGGTCTTCGGCGCCGGCACCAACTACGCCCTCCTGCTGATCTCCCGCTACCGCGACGAGCTCAAGGTGCACGACGACCGGTCCGAGGCGATGTCGCTCGCCCTGCGACGGACGGCCGAGGCCGTGCTCACCAGTGCCGGGACCGTCGTGGCCGGGCTGCTGACCCTGCTGCTGTCGCTGACGCCCACGACCCGCGGACTCGGCCTGGCCTGTGCCGTCGGCATCGTCGTGGCCGCCGCCTACGTGCTGGTCGTCCTGCCCGCGCTCCTCATGCTGTTCGGCCGCTGGATCTTCTGGCCGTTGGTGCCCCACCGGGGCGACGAGGTCCTGGTCGAGACGCACTCCTGGTGGCGCCGGGTCGGTGACACCGTCGCAGCGCGGCCGGGCACCTTCATCGTCGGCACGCTGCTGCTGCTCGCGGTCCTCGCCGCCGGCCTGTTCCGCATCGACACCGGCCTCAAGCAGTCGGACCAGTTCCTCGACAAGCCCGAGGCGATCTCCGCCTCCGAGCGCCTGGCCGAGTCCTTCCCGGCGGGCACGTCCGACCCCACGCAGGTGTTGACCCGGGCCGACGCGGACCAGGTGCTGCGCACCGTCGAGGAGACCACGGGAGTCTCCTCCGCCCGGGTGAGCATCTCGGCGGCCGGGATCAGCCAGATCGACGTGGTTCTCGACGCAGCTCCCTCCAGCCCGGCGGCTGCCGCTGCGATCGAGGCGCTGCGCGACCGGTTGACGACGTACGACGACACCCACGTCGCCGGCAGTGCGGCCACCGCGATCGACTCCGAAGCCGGCGCGCAACGCGACCAGCGCCTGCTCCTGCCGTTGATCCTGCTGCTCGTGCTCGGCGTCCTGCTGGTGCTGCTGCGATCGGTCGTCGCCCCGCTCCTGCTGGTGACCACCGTCCTGGCCACGTTCGCCGCGGCACTGGGCAGCTCGTGGTGGTTGTTCACCGGGCTGCTCGGCTTCGACGCCCTCGACGTGGACGTGGTGCTGTTCGGCTTCCTGTTCCTGGTCGCCCTCGGCGTCGACTACAACATCTTCCTGGTCACCCGGGCCCGCGAGGAGTCCCGCGCCCACGGCACCCGCGAGGGGATGCTCCGTGCGCTGGCCGCCACCGGTGGCGTGATCACCAGCGCCGGCATCCTGCTGGCCGCGGTGTTCGCGGTGCTCGGTGTGCTGCCCCTGGTGGTGCTCGCCCAGCTCGGCGTGGTGATCTGCGTCGGAGTCCTGCTCGACACGCTGCTGGTGCGCACGGTGCTGGTGCCGGCGCTCGGCGTACGCCTCGGCGACCGGTTCTGGTGGCCGCGCCGGTTCACGGAGGCGGCTGCGGCACCCTCGCCCTCAGCGGCCGAGTAG
- a CDS encoding maleylpyruvate isomerase N-terminal domain-containing protein, whose product MATDLPLAEHLEGLRSALIAFTRYADRAGLRASVPTTPDWTVRRLVAHQGMVHRWATAILRGERGEPDRFQQEGQVAPDPLEWLRDGAIDLAQAIHAAPDDLEALVFLADAPPAKLFWARRQCHETTIHAVDALSAALGRHPKSADTWITDAVALDGIDELVTGFLPRERSRLRSEEPMTIAVRPDGAAAGWEVEVSPAPPVARRTPEPRGDVELAGSPVALYLTLWNRSDEIGAPELWQDAAITWS is encoded by the coding sequence ATGGCCACCGACCTCCCCCTTGCCGAGCACCTCGAGGGACTCCGCTCGGCACTCATCGCCTTCACGAGGTACGCCGACCGCGCCGGCCTGCGCGCCTCCGTCCCGACCACCCCCGACTGGACCGTCCGTCGGCTCGTCGCGCACCAGGGCATGGTGCACCGTTGGGCGACGGCAATCCTGCGTGGCGAGCGCGGTGAGCCCGACCGCTTCCAGCAGGAGGGGCAGGTGGCACCGGATCCGCTCGAGTGGCTGCGCGACGGCGCGATCGACCTCGCCCAGGCGATCCACGCCGCGCCCGACGACCTGGAGGCCCTGGTCTTCCTCGCGGACGCGCCGCCGGCCAAGCTGTTCTGGGCGCGCCGTCAGTGCCACGAGACCACCATCCATGCGGTCGACGCGTTGTCCGCGGCCCTGGGCCGCCACCCCAAGTCAGCGGACACCTGGATCACCGACGCCGTGGCGCTGGACGGCATCGACGAGCTGGTCACCGGGTTCCTCCCGCGCGAGCGCTCGCGGCTGCGGTCCGAGGAACCGATGACGATCGCCGTGCGCCCCGACGGTGCCGCGGCCGGGTGGGAGGTCGAGGTCAGCCCGGCCCCGCCCGTCGCCCGTCGTACGCCGGAACCGCGCGGCGACGTCGAGCTGGCTGGCTCGCCGGTGGCGCTCTACCTGACGCTGTGGAACCGCTCCGACGAGATCGGTGCCCCCGAGCTGTGGCAGGACGCTGCCATCACCTGGAGCTGA
- a CDS encoding N-acetyltransferase, with the protein MTTIRPAVPTDHDAVRRVVDAAFEDTAVSTMVRGIRTSEFFRPDLDLVAVADGEVVGHVMVSGTTLRGEAGERTIAMLTPLAVRPDTQRQGIGTLLIAAALGAADDRGEPLVVLEGSPAYYGARGFTSSVAHGIHITLPGWAPPEAAQVALLSAYDPEDPSLRGDVVYPPAVAAVAD; encoded by the coding sequence ATGACGACGATCCGCCCTGCTGTGCCCACCGACCACGACGCCGTACGCCGGGTGGTCGACGCCGCCTTCGAGGACACGGCCGTCTCGACGATGGTCAGGGGCATCAGGACCTCGGAGTTCTTCCGGCCCGACCTGGACCTGGTCGCAGTCGCTGATGGTGAGGTGGTCGGGCACGTGATGGTCAGCGGGACGACGCTGCGCGGCGAGGCGGGCGAGCGGACGATCGCGATGCTCACCCCGCTCGCCGTGCGGCCCGACACGCAGCGCCAGGGGATCGGCACGCTCCTCATCGCCGCGGCCCTCGGCGCGGCCGACGACCGAGGGGAACCGTTGGTCGTCCTCGAGGGGAGCCCGGCCTACTACGGCGCCCGTGGGTTCACCTCGTCGGTGGCCCACGGCATCCACATCACGCTGCCCGGGTGGGCGCCGCCCGAGGCGGCCCAGGTGGCGCTGCTGTCGGCGTACGACCCGGAGGATCCCAGCCTGCGCGGGGACGTGGTCTACCCGCCGGCGGTGGCGGCGGTCGCGGACTGA
- a CDS encoding ATP-binding cassette domain-containing protein — MIRARGLVQTFMTGQGKNKTPVHAVDGVDIDVAEGEVVGFLGPNGAGKTTTLRMLTTLLKPTAGTATVAGFDVATQSQDVRRSIGYVSQAGSTFSSAIAGDEVMDHGMLYGMSRRDAERKGKELFEQLDLPGLWRRMPKNMSGGQKRRLDIAMGLIHEPNLVFLDEPTTGLDPQARANLWEHIAGLRAEQGVTVFLTTHYLDEADHLADRIVIIDKGRIVASDTADNLKAQVSGDLVDLEVAGDDQVVIARDKLGSIAEGVEVEGRHVRGRVQRAGRAIPGLLRDLDTGGVALDSIEVLRPTLDDVFLTLTGRSLRDAEAADEGAEPSTAAGEPTSELEGANR; from the coding sequence ATGATCCGTGCACGAGGTCTCGTGCAGACCTTCATGACAGGCCAGGGCAAGAACAAGACGCCCGTCCATGCCGTCGACGGCGTCGACATCGACGTGGCCGAGGGCGAGGTGGTCGGCTTCCTCGGGCCCAACGGCGCCGGGAAGACCACCACGTTGCGGATGCTGACCACCTTGCTCAAGCCCACCGCCGGCACCGCGACGGTGGCCGGCTTCGACGTGGCCACCCAGTCGCAGGACGTGCGTCGCAGCATCGGCTACGTCTCCCAGGCCGGGTCCACGTTCTCCAGCGCCATCGCCGGTGACGAGGTGATGGACCACGGCATGCTCTACGGCATGTCGCGTCGCGACGCCGAGCGCAAGGGCAAGGAGCTCTTCGAGCAGCTGGACCTGCCCGGCCTGTGGCGCCGGATGCCGAAGAACATGTCCGGCGGTCAGAAGCGTCGCCTCGACATCGCGATGGGCCTGATCCACGAGCCCAACCTGGTCTTCCTCGACGAGCCGACCACCGGCCTCGACCCGCAGGCCAGGGCCAACCTGTGGGAGCACATCGCCGGACTCCGGGCCGAGCAGGGCGTGACGGTCTTCCTGACCACGCACTACCTCGACGAGGCCGACCACCTGGCCGACCGTATCGTGATCATCGACAAGGGCCGGATCGTGGCCAGCGACACCGCCGACAACCTCAAGGCCCAGGTCTCCGGTGACCTGGTCGACCTCGAGGTGGCCGGAGACGACCAGGTCGTGATCGCCCGCGACAAGCTCGGCTCGATCGCCGAGGGCGTCGAGGTGGAGGGCCGCCACGTGCGCGGCCGCGTCCAGCGGGCAGGCCGGGCCATCCCGGGACTGCTGCGTGACCTCGACACCGGTGGCGTGGCCCTCGACTCGATCGAGGTGCTCCGCCCCACGCTCGACGACGTCTTCCTGACCCTGACCGGCCGCTCCCTCCGCGACGCCGAGGCCGCCGACGAGGGCGCCGAGCCGTCCACCGCCGCCGGCGAACCCACCTCCGAGCTCGAAGGAGCCAACCGATGA
- a CDS encoding ABC transporter permease produces the protein MTPLFWRESFIVFRRQIRMNLRNPAWVLIGVLQPVLYLILFGPLLKPLVAQFDLPTDNPYTFLVPGLLVQLGMFGAFFAGFGLIAEWREGVVEAERVTPASRTALLVGRLMRDLLQLLVQALILIGLGYWMGMRAPLGGIVVGVLLTLFVGGACAAASNALALTTKSEDVMAPLINMIMMPVLLLSGIMLPMTLGPRWLEGISDFMPFRWITDAVRGTFVGDFGTNEMAWGVGWAAGLFVLALWWGTSVFRKENA, from the coding sequence ATGACCCCGCTGTTCTGGCGTGAGTCGTTCATCGTCTTCCGCCGCCAGATCCGGATGAACCTGCGCAACCCCGCCTGGGTGCTGATCGGCGTGCTGCAGCCGGTGCTCTACCTCATCCTCTTCGGCCCGCTGCTCAAGCCGCTGGTCGCGCAGTTCGACCTGCCCACCGACAACCCCTACACCTTCCTGGTGCCCGGCCTGTTGGTGCAACTGGGCATGTTCGGCGCGTTCTTCGCCGGCTTCGGCCTGATCGCCGAGTGGCGAGAAGGAGTCGTCGAGGCCGAGCGGGTCACCCCCGCCAGCCGCACGGCGCTGCTGGTCGGCCGCCTCATGCGTGACCTGCTGCAGCTGCTCGTGCAGGCGCTGATCCTGATCGGCCTGGGCTACTGGATGGGCATGCGTGCGCCGCTCGGCGGCATCGTCGTCGGGGTGCTGCTCACCCTGTTCGTCGGTGGCGCCTGTGCCGCGGCGTCGAACGCGCTGGCGCTGACCACCAAGAGCGAGGACGTGATGGCGCCGCTGATCAACATGATCATGATGCCCGTGCTCCTGCTGTCGGGGATCATGCTCCCGATGACGCTCGGCCCGAGGTGGCTGGAGGGCATCAGCGACTTCATGCCGTTCCGCTGGATCACCGACGCCGTGCGTGGCACCTTCGTCGGAGACTTCGGCACCAACGAGATGGCGTGGGGCGTGGGCTGGGCTGCCGGTCTCTTCGTGCTGGCGCTGTGGTGGGGCACGTCGGTGTTCCGCAAGGAGAACGCCTGA